The nucleotide sequence CCGTACTCGGTCGGCGCGGCGACGATGGGCCCGGGATTCTCTTCTGGCACGCCGATTCCCTCACCACGGGCCGCTTTCCGCGGGCGGCGCATCTACGGGTTCTCAGCGTTCGCAGAGTGGGGCTCGTCTTCGGCCTGTTCTTCGGCCCGGGCGATGCATAGTTCGATCTCGCGTTCGTGACAGGTGGTGATGTCTGACATTGCCACACCTTTCTTCTTCGTCGTGTACACCATGGAGCTGAAATCTGCTGGGGCGTAGCGTCGTCCGACTTGGCGACTCTCGTCATCGGAGCAGAAGTATCCCGGTGGGTTCACGTGGCCCCTCGGGGATCGCCCGGGCTGAAGGCCAGTAGGCCCAGGATGAGGTTGCGGTGTTGGGTATCGGGATTGTGTCCTGCGGCGCCTTCCAGACCCCCGTATTTTCGATGGAACAGCGCTTCCATCCCCATGCTCAAGACGTTGTTGCGGCTGTGGTCGGGGTAGTCGATGCCGACGGCAACGTCGGCGAATCCTCCGTCTCGGTACCAAGTGTCGCCTCCGATCACATACCGCTTGCGGCGTTGACCGACGACACGGCCCTGCAAGAAGGTTTCCGTCGCCAAGGTGACAGCATGATTGTGCTCGGCCATGCGGTGGCTGAGTTCGTGCAGCATCACCGCCGGATCTCGATGAGCGCGGTCAAGTGACGCGTAGGGCCCCACGGGCCCAGATGCGATGTCCTGGCCGACGTAGACGAAGCCCGGCCGATCGCTGGCCACGGTTCCCACGTTGGGCCGCCGGCGCCGATAGGTCGCCAGCCGGGCCCGTAATTCTGGGGTGTCTTCGACGAGTGGCATCGCCCAGCCCTGACTGAGTTGCACGTGCGGGTAGGGCTCGGGCGCGGTGGTCAGTCCGTCGGTGAGCTCGCCGGCCTCTCTCGCCATTAGCGGCATCGTCAGCATGGGAGCTTGTGTCGCGGGGCGGTAGCACGACGAAATGCCGCCCACGTTGCTGTCTTCCTTGATGATCAACGGTTTATACGGCGGCCGATTGGTTGCCTGGACCCACTCGTCGGGGAAGTAACCGCTCTGCTGGCGTGCCATCTCGACACCCTCGCGGTAGCTCCCGGGTTGGGTTGCCAACTCTGCAGTTCCGAATGACCTGATTTCGGCCAGCGTGTCGCGGTATGCCAGAGCTCGCGCCTGCAGGACCGCGTCCCAGGTTTGGTCCTCGGCGCCCTCGGGCGGCAAGGGGTGGCTGAGCTCGACTTTGTAGGCCACTTCGGCGCCGGCTTCGATGACCGCGTCGCGGTATTGCCCTCGGTATCCGTCGTCTACGCTGGCCCGTTGGTAGGCGTCGTGGACCTGGTCGCGTTCCACACTCCACTCGTCGTCGAACCACCCGCTACTGCTTCCACCCGCGCCCCCGGGCAGCGTGCTGTAGGCATCGGACGCCCCGCCGGCAGGTTCCAGACCCGCCTCGAGTTGGGTTTCAGCTCGTACGAGTTCTGCGACGCTGCTCGAAGCGCGCTGATAGGCCGTCCGGGCATCCGATGAGCATCGCCGCGGTCCGCCGGGTTCGGTGCTGGATAAGCACATCTAGTGCTCCGATGCCGCGTTGACGTTGGAATTCACACATCGAGGCTATCGATTCCGTACCGGACGATTCCTGGGAAAAACGGCTCATTTTCGCCGATCGCGGTGAGGCTGCCAGCGAGTGACTTCAGGTTCCGCGGGCAGCCGCCGCACTACGGCGGCGATCCTCTGATGGCCGGCCCAAGGCCCTCTCCGGCGGCAGCATCGGTTCCAGGACATCGAGGGCACGTTCTGGGTCAGCTGCCACCCAGCGCAGCGCCGCTCGCAGATACCGAGTCAACGAAATGTTGCGTTGACGCAGCTCGGCGCTCGCTGCCGTGTATTCGGCGTCGTCGGGGCGATATGTCCGCTGTCGATCGTTATGACCGGCCATACCAAGGGATTCTAGTGGCGCCACAGACCCGAGCGCAGTTATCGCGGTCGGCGCATACCGATTCGTCGCTCCCCCGGCGTGTCGCGACCCACATTGTTCTCATCGCCATGGCCCGGACGCCACGGCAAGCGCGTGCCGCTACCGCGGCCGGTGGGGCCAACAGCCAGACCCGGCCCCGGCGGCATTCACCGATGGCGCCTACTCGGCCGCCCGCGTGTCGGGCGGCCTAGGCACCGGCCACTTTGGCGATCTCGCGGCGGACCCATTGGCGCGTCGCGTCGGGAATCTCGACGGAGCGATCACGTGGATCCAGATCGACAACAGCCAGGGCAGCGACCACCTCGTCAGCGCGCAGTCGCCCCTGCCGGAACTCGTCGAGTGCTACCACTAGCGTTTCGAGCATCGCGCGCATCTCGGGCGGGTACTTTGCGAATTCCACTCCAGCCCACGCCAGAGCCTCGCCGCTTTCGCGATCGATGCGATCCAGCGCTCCGTTGACGTTGCTGCGGAATTTGCGCAGCAACCTGCTCTGCTCTTCGGATAAGTCCCCAGAGGCCAGCTCGGTCTCCGCCTCGTCGCGCCAGCCAGCCAGCGTTGCCACAATTCGCCGGCGGCGCCGATCATTGAAGCTCAGTGCGCGCCAAAATGTCCGCCACGCAGCTTTGTATTGCTTGTCCTGGCGGGCCGGCACTAAGTGTGCGGCGATGTAGGCATCACCGACCTGACTGGCCGTGACCTCGCCGACCCACTTCGGGGTCACCCTTTCGGGCAGGTCAACAGCGGGATAGTCCCAAGGGCGCACCAGGTACACATTACGGGCCGTCGTCATTGGGTCCCTCCTGGTCTAGCCAGCGGTCAATCGTGTTGGTGGATTTCGATAACAGCGCGGCGATCTCGCGGATCGAACCGCCTGCATCTTTGGCGCGGCGAACCGCTCGCCGCAGGGCAATCTGAGCACCTTCGGCGGCCGCAGCTGCGGCAAGCAGTTGCGATCGCTGCGGCTCCGGCACCGGCTTCGCGCGCGGGCCGGTAATCGGACGTGCACGCGCGCCAGGCGCTTCGATGTCGCCATTTCGCTGTTCGACCACCCGCACAGTGTATCGGTTATCGCTACACTTCCTGGGACAGAATTGACCGGTTCGGGAGCAGTGCCGCTCGCACCTACCGAAGCGGTGCTCGATACGTCTGGTCACGGAGATCTACTGTCGAGGTGGCCGGCCGGGATCACCCGGTAAAGCGCGGAACGGCGCGCTCAGGATCGTCACCGTCATCAGGAACGCAGGGAGGAGCATGAGCATTGGGTACGCGCTGGAGACACGCGATCGGGGCATTGCTGTTGGCCGGGGTGACGGTCGGATGTGGTGACGGGGTGACAGATCCAATGTCACCGAAGCAGGCACGGGCGCAAG is from Mycolicibacterium alvei and encodes:
- a CDS encoding helix-turn-helix domain-containing protein, whose protein sequence is MVEQRNGDIEAPGARARPITGPRAKPVPEPQRSQLLAAAAAAEGAQIALRRAVRRAKDAGGSIREIAALLSKSTNTIDRWLDQEGPNDDGP